One window of the Eucalyptus grandis isolate ANBG69807.140 chromosome 6, ASM1654582v1, whole genome shotgun sequence genome contains the following:
- the LOC104451075 gene encoding uncharacterized protein LOC104451075: MGPRDKMSPRARRCIFMSYPTLQKGYYVLDPSTGEFFVSRDIIFHKTIFPFRESTEDLDISTSSHRSSIEENISPEYFLAASPGKVIPPSSVDQSTQKATLERDPALPINTEDDSGEQTTNNAAEISSPPPPTNHPRRSGRATKPPAWTKDYVCASLNGPGIHYPISSYVSFDKLSSKHRCCISRISDEKEPSSYHEASKDLRWQKAMGVELQALSDNHTWEIVPLPSNRKSIGCKCVYKVKYRADGSIERYKARLVAKGYTQREGFDYHETFSPVAKDVTVRSFLSVAAIHDWALHQMDIHNAFLHGISLSQRKFVLEIISEAGLSGCRPAVIPIEQNIKLTTADHTGGTSQDDPILQDPTSYQKLVGKLIYLTMTRPDISYAMQNLSQFMHKPKESHMNAALKVVKYLKGCPGLGILLSRRCNMEMTAYCDADYATCPMSRRSITGFCIKLGDSLLSWKTKKQATVSLSSAEAEYRAMAKTTCEIVWIRGLLGDLGIQLKGPTKLFCDNESALKLAANPVMHERTKHIEVDCHFTREKIQEGIIETRGIGTTEQPADWARGTPLYNQMVSRATAAVKSGGTIRALLWYQGESDTVVQADAEAYRTNMEKLIGDIRTDLNSPSLLIIQVALASGEGKFVDTVRSAQLGITLPNVKCVDAKGLDLKRDRLHLTTTSQVRLGSMLADAFLASR; this comes from the exons ATGGGACCTCGAGACAAAATGAGTCCACGTGCCAGGAGGTGCATTTTCATGAGTTATCCTACCTTACAAAAGGGTTATTATGTTCTAGATCCATCAACAGGAGAATTTTTCGTTAGCAGGgatatcatttttcacaaaactaTCTTTCCATTTCGTGAATCTACAGAAGATTTGGATATCTCAACTAGTTCTCATCGTTCTTCAATTGAGGAAAATATATctcctgaatattttctcgcaGCATCACCAGGAAAAGTCATTCCACCTTCTTCAGTTGATCAGTCGACTCAAAAGGCCACATTGGAAAGAGACCCTGCTCTTCCAATCAACACtgaagatgattctggtgaaCAAACCACCAATAATGCTGCGGAAATATCTtcacctccaccaccaacgAATCATCCACGTCGTTCGGGGCGAGCTACGAAACCGCCAGCGTGGACCAAAGACTATGTCTGCGCCTCACTAAACGGACCAGGTATTCACTATCCAATATCTTCATATGTCTCCTTTGACAAACTTTCATCGAAGCATAGATGTTGCATTAGTCGTATATCAGATGAGAAAGAACCGTCTAGTTATCATGAGGCATCCAAAGACCTACGGTGGCAAAAGGCCATGGGAGTAGAATTACAGGCCCTATCTGATAATCACACATGGGAAATAGTTCCTTTGCCCTCAAATCGGAAATCCATAGGATGCAAATGTGTTTATAAAGTAAAGTATAGAgctgatggatccattgaacgCTACAAAGCTAGATTAGTAGCGAAGGGATATACGCAACGAGAAGGTTTCGATTATCACGAAACTTTTTCACCTGTTGCTAAAGATGTCACCGTCCGCTCTTTCTTATCAGTTGCAGCTATCCATGATTGGGCGTTGCACCAAATGGACATTCATAAcgcttttcttcatg GAATTTCTCTCAGTCAGAGGAAGTTTGTGTTGGAGATTATATCAGAGGCCGGTTTATCAGGATGCAGGCCAGCCGTCATTCCAATCgagcaaaatatcaaattgactACAGCAGACCACACTGGAGGAACTTCTCAGGATGACCCTATATTACAGGATCCGACGAGTTATCAGAAGCTCGTTGGAAAACTGATTTATCTGACTATGACCAGGCCTGATATATCATATGCAATGCAGAatcttagtcaatttatgcacaaaCCGAAGGAATCCCATATGAATGCCGCTCTAAAGGTCGTGAAGTATTTGAAGGGATGTCCAGGACTCGGGATACTTCTATCTAGaagatgcaacatggaaatgacagcatattgtgatgcagacTATGCAACGTGtcctatgagtcgaagatccATAACTGGGTTTTGCATTAAGTTGGGAGACTCTCTTCTTTCGtggaaaaccaagaagcaagCAACAGTTTCTTTATCCtcagctgaagcagaatatcgGGCCATGGCAAAGACCACATGTGAAATTGTGTGGATACGAGGATTACTTGGTGATCTCGGAATACAGCTAAAAGGTCCGACGAAGTTATTCTGCGACAATGAATCAGCTCTGAAACTTGCGGCAAATCCTGTAATGCACGAGAGGACcaagcacatagaagtggattgcCATTTCACtcgggagaagattcaagaagggatAATCGAGACAAGAGGGATTGGAACTACTGAACAACCTGCAGAT TGGGCTCGCGGGACCCCCTTGTACAACCAGATGGTGAGTCGAGCCACAGCGGCCGTAAAGAGCGGGGGCACCATAAGGGCGTTGCTTTGGTATCAAGGGGAAAGCGACACGGTGGTTCAGGCGGACGCTGAGGCGTACAGGACCAACATGGAGAAGCTCATCGGGGACATTCGCACCGATCTTAACAGCCCTTCTCTTCTCATAATCCAG GTGGCCCTTGCATCAGGAGAAGGGAAATTCGTGGACACGGTGAGGAGCGCGCAGCTTGGCATAACGCTGCCCAATGTGAAGTGCGTGGACGCAAAGGGCTTGGACCTCAAGAGGGATCGTCTTCACCTCACCACCACCAGTCAGGTTCGCCTCGGTTCCATGTTGGCCGATGCCTTTCTCGCTTCTCGGTGA